A region of Vitis riparia cultivar Riparia Gloire de Montpellier isolate 1030 chromosome 12, EGFV_Vit.rip_1.0, whole genome shotgun sequence DNA encodes the following proteins:
- the LOC117926621 gene encoding uncharacterized protein LOC117926621 produces the protein MEPSESKHLYWDLDAEGPGLRRGLHRYLDLDAEGPRRHGWRHSYRAGPSFIGNNHMVTMERDRALRLNRVKDVLCLILSYPPFSSAIKKSHEGWILDVLAINQKLREAVYRKKEIDVSELSPRISLLLDHSIHDIEAYVRPEFIEKMQRGTEWGRTPTTKVYNLAIDFAFRQILQVIEIPKFQRILISGRDDAGLLTSRLKNLQQEKEMFDLVIHVKASSCKSARDIEDVIARELGLSTSSRQEVDGLLQSKSFLILLDDVDLASTRNLNNVGTNWWNSKKFQKMVCTTCSMGRRADHTEADLEIRLEDHLFTWELFCREVGDVVHFSGIQHLAIRMVKECKGHLLVIVLMATALRDIDEVHTWECASLALTLQPTQLRDDDVLFNALAFVCGRLGSAMNCLKYLVEMGCWGGLKEGDLIGRWITDGLISTVDEGKERVRHLVDAFLFKRSWNRGPYFVRMHSKIHEVLLNMLGPKRESLFLWLGGKGLTEPPRDEAWEKASEVHLMNNKLSELPKSPHCPKLRALFLQANHGLRVIPPIFFEEMPSLQFLDLSNTTIRSLPPSLFELVQLRIFLLRGCQLLMELPSQVGNLINLEVLDLEGTEIISLPVNIKMLTNLKCLRVSFYGYSDQTEQNNQSSDTMIPCNVLSELTQLEELGIHVNPDDKRWDANMEVVKEVGSFKHLETLKLYLPEVILVNEFMGSGTSTRNLSLMNFRFIIGSHRKRFVSRLPQEIAVKFEQQERCLKYVNGEGIPMEIKKILEHATALLLERHLTLTKLSEFGIENTMKLEFCVLGECSKIQTLVDGAENYRQGDDDGDVHQKMILGSLQYLRLHYLKNLGSIWKGPISKGCLSSLKSLELYACPQLKTIFTLALLENLNRLEELVVENCPKINSLVTHEVPAEDTLLKTYLLRLKKISLHYLPKLASISSGLRIAPGLKWMSFYNCPSIEALSNMEVSSNNLKVIIGEVDWWRALKWRKPVLRRKLDSIFLPIKSDADLMTQLVEIGNQRLAPKQERNPSQQSGSDDSLKPPVVDALKALAVEALKALAMEAGTTSVDKQRHEPSPLPLLPPSTKSSLKATVVEAGTTSEQTQLSEPTPQPLLSLSTEQDTVEMADAAEVDLHRVGRSLLTSVSSIIAFPKDLTRNYKMLTEGAEELKALKYDILEGRGHKKSPAMREWMDQAEMISKEVNELEAKYNDEMEHPWRLVHFWEHSYLSKVMVKKHNQVQSLLEEGHDKRRVWIEELPEPVRKIRAAKIEDNSSLHKVVEDVVSFLEDEQIRRIGIWGTVGTGKTTVMQNLNNHQDIAKMFDIVIWVTVSKESSTKKLQDAIMQRLKMNMEGTVSIKENSHRISEELKGRKCLILLDEVHDFIDLHVVMGINDNQESKVVLASTIRGICNDMEADELINVKPLSDHEAFNMFKEKLGWSIYSPEIEQAAEHVVRECGGLPLLINIVAMILRNKGEDISLWIDGLKHLQRWEDIVGMDQVIEFLNFCYDYLDSDTKKACYLYCSLFPGEYDINVDYLLECWKAEGFTPGTVAFRDARHQGHVILDDLINLSLLERSGKGKCVKMNRILRKTALKISLHSDGSKFLAKPCEGLQDFPDSKEWEDASRISLMNNQLCTLPKSPSCHNLSTLLLQRNNGLSAIPPPFFNSMHLLRVLDLHGTGIILLPSSISKLIHLRALYLDSCPHLIGPLPEIRALTKLELLDIRGTKIPFRHIGSLIWLKCLRISLSSFSMGIKLGSISAFVSLEEFCVDDDVSVEKHSEDLKDVTEEVITLEKLTYLQFCFPSVDVLSLFVLKSPAWKNTSFSFQFSVGYQDSTYSHFLESCDYRSLNCLKLVIDEGMHPVIAEVLMVTDAFGLSNHKGASALSDFGIQNMKNVLVCSVEGCNEISSIICGDGIANSVLENLDILYIKNVPKLRSIWQGPVPEGSLAQLTTLTLTKCPELKKIFSNGMIQQLSKLQHLRVEECHQIEEIIMDSENQVLEVNALPRLKTIILIDLPKLRSIWVDDSLEWPSLQRIQISMCYMLRRLPFNNTNATRLRHIEGQQSWWEALEWEDDATKQRLQSLCILN, from the exons GGACAGAGCTTTGAGACTGAACAGGGTGAAAGATGTCCTATGCCTTATTTTGTCATATCCTCCTTTCAGCTCGGCAATCAAAAAGAGTCACGAAGGTTGGATTCTTGATGTTTTGGCGATTAATCAGAAACTAAGAGAAGCAGTTTACAGGAAGAAAGAAATCGATGTTTCAGAGCTCTCTCCTAGAATCAGTCTACTGCTTGATCATTCAATCCACGATATTGAAGCTTATGTTCGACCAGAATTCattgagaagatgcaaagggGGACTGAATGGGGTAGAACACCTACTACAAAAGTGTACAATTTGGCTATTGATTTTGCTTTTCGCCAAATTTTACAAGTTATAGAAATTCCCAAATTTCAGAGGATTTTGATCTCTGGCAGAGATGATGCAGGCCTCCTCACGTCAAGATTGAAGAATCTACAGCAAGAAAAGGAAATGTTTGATCTTGTCATTCACGTTAAGGCCTCGTCTTGTAAAAGTGCTAGAGATATTGAAGATGTCATTGCAAGAGAACTGGGTCTCTCAACATCCAGCAGACAGGAAGTGGATGGATTGCTGCAAAGCAAAAGCTTTTTGATCCTTCTTGATGATGTTGATCTTGCTTCAACGAGAAATCTGAACAACGTGGGGACCAATTGGTGGAACTCAAAGAAGTTTCAAAAGATGGTTTGTACAACTTGCTCTATGGGAAGGAGAGCTGATCACACAGAAGCCGATCTGGAGATTAGGTTGGAGGATCATCTGTTCACATGGGAGTTATTTTGTAGGGAAGTTGGCGATGTTGTTCATTTTTCAGGCATCCAACACCTTGCAATACGCATGGTCAAAGAGTGCAAGGGTCATTTACTTGTCATTGTTTTAATGGCAACAGCCTTGAGAGATATTGATGAGGTTCACACATGGGAATGTGCATCTCTTGCATTGACCTTACAACCCACTCAGTTGAGAGACGATGATGTCTTATTTAATGCATTAGCATTCGTCTGTGGACGTTTAGGGTCTGCAATGAACTGTTTGAAGTACTTAGTAGAAATGGGATGCTGGGGAGGGTTAAAGGAAGGAGATTTGATTGGCAGGTGGATCACAGACGGCTTAATTAGCACAGTGGATGAAGGAAAAGAGAGGGTTCGGCATCTTGTTGACGCCTTCTTGTTCAAGAGGTCTTGGAATAGAGGTCCTTATTTTGTCAGAATGCACAGTAAAATCCATGAGGTCTTGCTAAATATGTTAGGACCTAAAAGAGAGTCACTATTTCTTTGGCTAGGGGGAAAGGGATTAACTGAGCCACCAAGAGACGAGGCATGGGAAAAAGCCAGTGAGGTACATTTGATGAACAATAAACTGTCTGAGCTACCGAAGAGTCCACATTGCCCTAAACTCAGGGCACTGTTCTTACAAGCCAATCATGGTCTGAGAGTTATTCCTCCAATATTCTTTGAAGAGATGCCTAGCCTACAATTTTTAGACTTGTCCAACACTACAATTAGATCTTTACCACCATCTCTTTTTGAATTGGTCCAACTCAGAATCTTCCTTCTAAGAGGATGTCAACTTCTCATGGAGTTACCATCTCAAGTTGGTAATCTCATAAATCTTGAGGTGCTTGATCTTGAAGGGACCGAAATTATAAGCCTACCTGTGAATATCAAAATGCTGACCAACCTCAAGTGCCTTAGAGTGTCCTTCTATGGGTACAGTGACCAAACTGAACAAAATAACCAATCGTCAGATACAATGATTCCCTGCAACGTGTTATCAGAACTCACTCAATTGGAAGAGTTAGGCATACATGTAAATCCAGATGACAAGCGATGGGATGCAAACATGGAAGTTGTTAAGGAAGTCGGCAGCTTCAAACACTTGGAGACTCTTAAACTTTACTTGCCAGAGGTTATACTTGTGAATGAGTTCATGGGGAGTGGAACATCAACGAGAAACCTATCATTGATGAACTTCAGGTTTATTATTGGCAGCCATCGCAAGCGCTTTGTATCTCGACTACCACAAGAAATTGCGGTCAAATTTGAACAGCAAGAAAGATGCTTGAAGTATGTCAATGGTGAAGGTATCCCAATGGAAATTAAGAAGATACTCGAACATGCTACTGCTCTGCTTTTGGAACGCCATTTAACTCTTACTAAACTGTCTGAATTTGGGATTGAAAATACAATGAAGCTAGAATTTTGTGTATTGGGGGAATGTAGCAAGATTCAAACCCTTGTGGATGGAGCAGAAAATTATAGACAAGGAGATGATGATGGAGATGTTCATCAAAAAATGATACTTGGATCACTCCAATACTTGAGGCTTCACTACCTGAAGAATTTAGGCAGTATATGGAAGGGGCCAATCTCGAAGGGTTGCCTATCCAGTCTCAAGTCTCTAGAATTGTATGCATGCCCCCAATTGAAGACCATTTTTACTTTGGCTTTGCTTGAAAATCTCAACCGTTTAGAGGAGCTTGTGGTTGAAAACTGTCCCAAAATAAACAGCTTGGTGACTCATGAAGTCCCTGCAGAAGATACGCTGCTCAAAACATACCTTCTACGGTTAAAGAAGATATCTCTTCATTACTTACCTAAATTAGCCAGCATTTCAAGTGGTTTACGCATTGCACCAGGCTTGAAATGGATGAGCTTCTATAATTGCCCAAGCATTGAGGCTCTTTCTAACATGGAAGTTTCTAGTAATAATTTGAAGGTGATTATTGGAGAGGTTGACTGGTGGAGGGCATTGAAGTGGCGTAAACCAGTTCTAAGACGTAAGCTGGATTCTATATTTCTCCCTATTAAATCAGATGCTGATTTGATGACTCAGTTGGTGGAAATTGGTAATCAACGTCTAGCTCCCAAGCAAGAGAGAAATCCATCTCAGCAGTCAG GTTCTGATGACTCCTTGAAGCCCCCTGTAGTAGATGCCTTGAAGGCCCTTGCAGTGGAGGCTTTGAAGGCCCTTGCAATGGAGGCAGGAACCACCTCAGTGGATAAGCAACGTCATGAGCCTTCTCCATTGCCACTGTTGCCTCCTTCCACAAAGAGCTCCTTGAAGGCCACTGTAGTAGAAGCAGGAACCACCTCAGAGCAGACGCAGCTTTCTGAGCCCACGCCACAGCCACTTTTGTCCTTGTCCACAGAGCAAGACACTGT AGAGATGGCTGATGCAGCAGAAGTTGACTTGCATAGAGTTGGGAGAAGCTTATTAACTTCTGTCAGTTCCATAATTGCATTTCCCAAAGACCTGACAAGAAACTATAAAATGTTGACAGAAGGAGCAGAAGAGCTCAAGGCACTGAAGTATGATATATTGGAAGGAAGGGGGCATAAGAAAAGCCCGGCCATGAGAGAATGGATGGATCAGGCTGAGATGATCAGCAAAGAAGTGAACGAACTAGAAGCTAAATACAATGATGAAATGGAGCATCCATGGAGGCTGGTTCATTTTTGGGAACACTCGTATCTTAGCAAAGTCATGGTGAAGAAGCATAATCAAGTTCAAAGTCTTTTGGAAGAAGGACATGATAAAAGAAGAGTATGGATCGAGGAATTGCCAGAACCTGTCAGGAAAATACGTGCAGCGAAGATAGAAGACAACTCATCACTGCACAAAGTTGTAGAAGATGTAGTGAGTTTTCTAGAGGATGAGCAAATAAGAAGAATAGGAATCTGGGGAACAGTGGGAACTGGGAAAACCACAGTAATGCAGAACTTGAACAATCATCAAGATATTGCTAAAATGTTTGATATTGTCATCTGGGTAACCGTCTCAAAGGAGTCGAGCACAAAAAAGTTGCAAGATGCAATCATGCAGAGGCTAAAAATGAATATGGAGGGCACTGTTAGCATTAAGGAAAATTCTCACAGAATTTCTGAAGAGCTAAAGGGAAGGAAGTGTCTGATTCTTCTGGATGAAGTTCATGACTTTATTGATCTACATGTGGTAATGGGAATCAACGACAATCAGGAGAGCAAGGTGGTGTTGGCAAGTACGATCCGTGGCATTTGCAATGACATGGAAGCTGATGAGCTAATCAACGTAAAACCATTGTCAGATCATGAAGCTTTCAACATGTTCAAGGAAAAGTTGGGTTGGTCTATTTACTCCCCAGAAATTGAACAAGCAGCTGAACATGTGGTTAGAGAGTGTGGTGGTTTACCCTTGCTGATAAACATTGTAGCCATGATCTTGAGAAATAAAGGGGAAGATATTTCCCTTTGGATAGATGGATTGAAACATCTACAAAGATGGGAGGATATAGTAGGCATGGATCAAGTGATTGAATTCCTGAACTTTTGTTATGATTATTTAGATAGTGACACAAAGAAGGCATGTTATCTGTATTGTTCGCTATTTCCTGGAGAATATGATATTAATGTAGATTACCTACTAGAGTGTTGGAAAGCTGAAGGCTTTACTCCTGGTACGGTGGCTTTTAGAGATGCACGACACCAAGGACATGTCATATTGGATGATCTTATCAACCTATCATTGTTAGAGAGAAGTGGCAAGGGGAAATGTGTTAAGATGAACAGAATTCTTCGGAAAACGGCTCTTAAAATCTCTTTGCACAGTGATGGCTCGAAGTTTTTGGCAAAACCGTGTGAGGGATTACAAGATTTCCCAGACAGTAAAGAGTGGGAAGATGCAAGTCGAATCTCTTTGATGAATAACCAGCTCTGCACTTTACCAAAATCTCCAAGCTGTCACAATCTCTCAACATTATTGCTCCAGAGGAATAATGGCTTGAGTGCTATTCCTCCCCCCTTCTTTAATTCTATGCATTTACTTCGAGTTCTGGATCTGCATGGGACTGGTATCATATTATTACCTTCATCTATATCCAAGTTGATTCATCTTAGAGCGCTCTATTTAGATTCTTGCCCCCACTTGATAGGACCCTTGCCTGAAATAAGAGCACTTACGAAGCTTGAGTTGCTTGATATTCGAGGAACTAAAATTCCGTTTCGTCACATTGGAAGTTTAATATGGTTGAAGTGTTTGCGAATATCATTGTCTAGTTTTTCCATGGGAATCAAATTGGGGAGCATCTCAGCTTTTGTTTCATTGGAAGAATTTTGTGTTGATGATGATGTGTCTGTAGAAAAGCATTCTGAGGATTTAAAGGATGTTACCGAGGAGGTGATTACCTTGGAAAAATTGACTTACCTTCAATTTTGCTTCCCTTCGGTGGACGTCCTTAGTTTGTTTGTCCTTAAAAGCCCAGCGTGGAAGAACACAAGCTTCTCATTTCAATTTTCTGTTGGTTACCAGGACTCAACCTACTCTCACTTTCTGGAGTCTTGTGATTATCGAAGCCTCAATTGCTTGAAATTGGTCATTGATGAAGGCATGCATCCTGTAATCGCAGAGGTACTTATGGTGACAGATGCATTCGGATTAAGTAACCACAAGGGAGCTTCAGCACTATCAGATTTTGGCATTCAGAACATGAAAAACGTGTTAGTTTGTTCAGTTGAAGGGTGCAATGAAATTAGCTCCATCATATGTGGTGATGGAATAGCAAATAGTGTGCTAGAAAACTTGGATATTTTGTATATCAAGAACGTCCCAAAATTGAGAAGCATTTGGCAGGGGCCTGTTCCTGAGGGAAGTCTAGCCCAGCTAACCACTCTAACATTAACTAAATGCCCAGAGTTGAAGAAGATATTTTCCAACGGCATGATTCAACAGCTTTCTAAACTGCAGCACTTGAGAGTAGAAGAATGtcatcaaattgaagaaataataATGGACTCTGAGAACCAGGTATTAGAAGTCAATGCACTTCCAAGACTGAAGACTATAATACTCATTGATCTCCCAAAACTGAGAAGCATTTGGGTTGATGATTCATTGGAGTGGCCTTCCTTACAAAGGATTCAGATATCTATGTGTTACATGTTGAGGAGATTGCCTTTCAACAACACCAACGCAACCAGATTGAGACACATCGAAGGACAACAGTCATGGTGGGAAGCGCTAGAATGGGAAGATGATGCCACAAAACAAAGATTACAGTCTCTATGCATCCTCAACTAG